From Prionailurus viverrinus isolate Anna chromosome B2, UM_Priviv_1.0, whole genome shotgun sequence, the proteins below share one genomic window:
- the LOC125166723 gene encoding HLA class II histocompatibility antigen, DR alpha chain translates to MTINGVPVLGFLIVAFLMCPQESGAIKEEHVIIQAEFYLKPDSSGEFMFDFDGDEIFHVDMEKKETVWRLEEFGRFASFEAQGALANIAVDKANLDILIKRSNHTPNTNEPPEVTVLSNSPVELGEPNILICFIDKFSPPVINVTWLRNGKPVTTGVSETVFLPREDHLFRKFHYLPFLPSAEDVYDCKVEHWGLDEPLLKHWEFDAPTPLPETTENVVCALGLVVGLVGIIVGTIFIIKGMRKVNAGERRGPL, encoded by the exons atgaccaTAAATGGAGTCCCGGTGCTAGGATTTCTTATCGTGGCTTTCCTGATGTGTCCTCAGGAATCCGGGGCTATCAAAG AGGAACATGTGATCATCCAGGCTGAGTTCTATCTGAAGCCTGACTCATCAGGAGAGTTTATGTTTGACTTTGATGGTGATGAGATTTTCCACGTGGATATGGAAAAGAAGGAGACAGTGTGGCGGCTTGAAGAATTTGGACGTTTTGCCAGCTTTGAGGCCCAGGGTGCCTTGGCCAATATAGCTGTGGACAAAGCTAACCTGGACATCTTGATAAAGCGCTCCAACCACACCCCAAACACCAATG AACCTCCCGAGGTGACGGTGCTCTCAAACAGCCCTGTGGAACTGGGAGAGCCCAACATCCTCATCTGTTTCATCGACAAGTTCTCCCCACCAGTGATCAATGTCACGTGGCTTCGAAATGGAAAGCCTGTCACCACAGGAGTGTCAGAGACCGTCTTCCTGCCCCGGGAAGACCACCTTTTCCGCAAGTTCCACTATCTCCCTTTCCTACCCTCGGCGGAGGATGTCTATGACTGCAAGGTGGAGCACTGGGGTTTGGATGAGCCTCTTCTCAAGCACTGGG aGTTTGATGCACCAACCCCCCTCCCAGAGACAACAGAGAATGTGGTGTGTGCCCTGGGCCTGGTCGTGGGTCTGGTGGGCATCATTGTTGGAACCATCTTCATCATCAAGGGCATGCGCAAGGTCAATGCTGGTGAACGCCGGGGGCCTCTGTGA